A genomic region of Macaca thibetana thibetana isolate TM-01 chromosome 14, ASM2454274v1, whole genome shotgun sequence contains the following coding sequences:
- the HMBS gene encoding porphobilinogen deaminase isoform X2, whose amino-acid sequence MSGNGNAAATAEENSPKMRVIRVGTRKSQLARIQTDSVVATLKALYPGLQFEIIAMSTTGDKILDTALSKIGEKSLFTKELEHALEKNEVDLVVHSLKDLPTVLPPGFTIGAICKRENPHDAVVFHPKFVGKTLETLPEKSVVGTSSLRRAAQLQRKFSHLEFRSIRGNLNTRLRKLDEQQEFSAIILATAGLQRMGWHNRVGQILHPEECMYAVGQGALGVEVRAKDQDILDLVGVLHDPETLLRCIAERAFLRHLEGGCSVPVAVHTAMKDGQLYLTGGVWSLDGSDSIQDTMQATIHVPAQHEDGPEDDPQLVGITARNIPRGPQLAAQNLGISLANLLLSKGAKNILDVARQLNDAH is encoded by the exons ATGTCTGGTAACGGCAATGCGGCTGCAACGGCG GAAGAAAACAGCCCAAAGATGAGAGTGATTCGCGTGGGTACCCGCAAGAGCCAG CTTGCTCGCATACAGACGGACAGTGTGGTGGCAACACTGAAAGCCTTGTACCCTGGCCTGCAGTTTGAAATCA TTGCTATGTCCACCACAGGGGACAAGATTCTTGATACTGCACTCTCTAAG ATTGGAGAGAAGAGCCTGTTTACCAAGGAGCTTGAACATGCCCTGGAGAAGAATGA AGTGGACCTGGTTGTTCACTCCTTGAAGGACCTGCCCACAGTGCTTCCTCCTGGCTTCACCATCGGAGCCATCTGCAA gcGGGAAAACCCCCATGATGCTGTTGTCTTTCACCCAAAATTTGTTGGGAAGACCCTAGAAACCTTGCCAGAGAAGAG TGTGGTGGGAACAAGCTCCCTGCGGAGAGCGGCCCAGCTGCAGAGAAAGTTCTCACATCTGGAGTTCAGGAGTATT CGGGGAAACCTCAACACCCGGCTTCGGAAGCTGGACGAGCAGCAGGAGTTCAGTGCCATCATCCTGGCAACAGCTGGCCTGCAGCGCATGGGCTGGCACAACCGGGTGGGGCAG ATCCTGCACCCTGAGGAATGCATGTATGCTGTGGGCCAG GGGGCCTTGGGCGTGGAAGTCCGAGCCAAGGACCAGGACATCTTGGATCTGGTGGGTGTGCTGCACGATCCCGAGACTCTGCTTCGCTGCATCGCTGAAAGGGCCTTCCTGAGGCACCTG gaaggaggctgcagtgtgccagtAGCCGTGCATACAGCTATGAAGGATGGGCAA CTGTACTTGACTGGAGGAGTCTGGAGTCTAGATGGCTCAGATAGCATACAAGACACCATGCAGGCtaccatccatgtccctgcccaG CATGAAGATGGCCCTGAGGATGACCCACAGCTGGTAGGCATCACTGCTCGTAACATTCCACGAGGGCCCCAGTTGGCTGCCCAGAACTTGggcatcagcctggccaacttgttgCTGAGCAAAGGAGCCAAAAACATCCTGGATGTTGCACGGCAGCTTAACGATGCCCATTAA
- the DPAGT1 gene encoding UDP-N-acetylglucosamine--dolichyl-phosphate N-acetylglucosaminephosphotransferase isoform X1 translates to MWAFSELPMPLLVNLIVSLLGFVATVTLIPAFRGHFIAARLCGQDLNKTSRQQIPESQGVISGAVFLIILFCFIPFPFLNCFVKEQCKAFPHHEFVALIGALLAICCMIFLGFADDVLNLRWRHKLLLPTAASLPLLMVYFTNFGNTTIVVPKPFRPILGLHLDLGILYYVYMGLLAVFCTNAINILAGINGLEAGQSLVISASIIVFNLVELEGDCRDDHVFSLYFMIPFFFTTLGLLYHNWYPSRVFVGDTFCYFAGMTFAVVGILGHFSKTMLLFFMPQVFNFLYSLPQLLHIIPCPRHRIPRLNIKTGKLEMSYSKFKTKSLSFLGTFILKVAESLRLVTIHQSDTEDGEFTECNNMTLINLLLKIFGPIHERNLTLLLLLLQVRMGIGFIPPCLPFSVILTPVHFSLQILGSAFTFSIRYQLVRLFYDV, encoded by the exons CTCTGTGGTCAGGACCTCAACAAAACCAGCCGACAACAGAT CCCAGAATCCCAGGGAGTGATCAGCGGTGCTGTTTTCCTTATCATCCTCTTCTGCTTcatccctttccccttcctgaaCTGCTTTGTGAAGGAGCAGTGTAAGGCATTCCCCCACCATGAA TTTGTGGCCCTGATAGGTGCCCTCCTTGCCATCTGCTGCATGATCTTCCTGGGCTTTGCGGATGATGTACTGAATCTGCGCTGGCGCCATAAGCTGCTGCTACCCACAGCTGCCTCACTACCTCTCCTCATGGTCTATTTCACCAACTTTGGCAACACGACCATTGTGGTGCCGAAGCCCTTCCGCCCGATTCTTGGCCTGCATCTGGACTTGG GAATCCTGTACTATGTCTACATGGGGCTGCTGGCAGTGTTCTGTACCAATGCCATCAATATCCTAGCAGGAATTAATGGCCTAGAGGCTGGCCAGTCACTAGTAATTTCTGCTTCCATCATTGTCTTCAACCTGGTAGAGTTGGAAG GTGATTGTCGGGATGATCATGTCTTTTCCCTCTACTTCATGATACCCTTTTTTTTCACCACTTTGGGATTGCTGTACCACAACTG GTACCCATCACGGGTGTTTGTGGGAGATACCTTCTGTTACTTTGCTGGCATGACCTTTGCCGTGGTGGGCATCTTGGGACACTTCAGCAAGACCATGCTACTATTCTTCATGCCCCAGGTGTTCAACTTCCTCTACTCACTGCCTCAGCTCCTGCATATCATCCCCTGCCCTCGCCACCGCATACCCAG ACTCAATATCAAGACAGGCAAACTGGAGATGAGCTATTCCAAGTTCAAGACCAAGAGCCTCTCTTTCTTGGGCACCTTTATTTTAAAG GTGGCAGAGAGCCTCCGGCTGGTGACAATACACCAAAGTGATACTGAGGATGGTGAATTCACTGAATGTAACAACATGACCCTCATCAACTTGCTACTTAAAATCTTTGGGCCCATACATGAGAGAAACCTCACattgctcctgctgctgctgcaggtgAGGATGGGGATTGGGTTTATACCTCCTTGTCTCCCTTTCTCCGTGATTCTTACTCCAGTCCATTTCTCCTTGCAGATCCTGGGCAGTGCCTTCACCTTCTCCATTCGATATCAGCTCGTTCGACTCTTCTATGATGTCTGA
- the DPAGT1 gene encoding UDP-N-acetylglucosamine--dolichyl-phosphate N-acetylglucosaminephosphotransferase isoform X2: MWAFSELPMPLLVNLIVSLLGFVATVTLIPAFRGHFIAARLCGQDLNKTSRQQIPESQGVISGAVFLIILFCFIPFPFLNCFVKEQCKAFPHHEFVALIGALLAICCMIFLGFADDVLNLRWRHKLLLPTAASLPLLMVYFTNFGNTTIVVPKPFRPILGLHLDLGILYYVYMGLLAVFCTNAINILAGINGLEAGQSLVISASIIVFNLVELEGDCRDDHVFSLYFMIPFFFTTLGLLYHNWYPSRVFVGDTFCYFAGMTFAVVGILGHFSKTMLLFFMPQVFNFLYSLPQLLHIIPCPRHRIPRLNIKTGKLEMSYSKFKTKSLSFLGTFILKVAESLRLVTIHQSDTEDGEFTECNNMTLINLLLKIFGPIHERNLTLLLLLLQILGSAFTFSIRYQLVRLFYDV; encoded by the exons CTCTGTGGTCAGGACCTCAACAAAACCAGCCGACAACAGAT CCCAGAATCCCAGGGAGTGATCAGCGGTGCTGTTTTCCTTATCATCCTCTTCTGCTTcatccctttccccttcctgaaCTGCTTTGTGAAGGAGCAGTGTAAGGCATTCCCCCACCATGAA TTTGTGGCCCTGATAGGTGCCCTCCTTGCCATCTGCTGCATGATCTTCCTGGGCTTTGCGGATGATGTACTGAATCTGCGCTGGCGCCATAAGCTGCTGCTACCCACAGCTGCCTCACTACCTCTCCTCATGGTCTATTTCACCAACTTTGGCAACACGACCATTGTGGTGCCGAAGCCCTTCCGCCCGATTCTTGGCCTGCATCTGGACTTGG GAATCCTGTACTATGTCTACATGGGGCTGCTGGCAGTGTTCTGTACCAATGCCATCAATATCCTAGCAGGAATTAATGGCCTAGAGGCTGGCCAGTCACTAGTAATTTCTGCTTCCATCATTGTCTTCAACCTGGTAGAGTTGGAAG GTGATTGTCGGGATGATCATGTCTTTTCCCTCTACTTCATGATACCCTTTTTTTTCACCACTTTGGGATTGCTGTACCACAACTG GTACCCATCACGGGTGTTTGTGGGAGATACCTTCTGTTACTTTGCTGGCATGACCTTTGCCGTGGTGGGCATCTTGGGACACTTCAGCAAGACCATGCTACTATTCTTCATGCCCCAGGTGTTCAACTTCCTCTACTCACTGCCTCAGCTCCTGCATATCATCCCCTGCCCTCGCCACCGCATACCCAG ACTCAATATCAAGACAGGCAAACTGGAGATGAGCTATTCCAAGTTCAAGACCAAGAGCCTCTCTTTCTTGGGCACCTTTATTTTAAAG GTGGCAGAGAGCCTCCGGCTGGTGACAATACACCAAAGTGATACTGAGGATGGTGAATTCACTGAATGTAACAACATGACCCTCATCAACTTGCTACTTAAAATCTTTGGGCCCATACATGAGAGAAACCTCACattgctcctgctgctgctgcag ATCCTGGGCAGTGCCTTCACCTTCTCCATTCGATATCAGCTCGTTCGACTCTTCTATGATGTCTGA
- the HMBS gene encoding porphobilinogen deaminase isoform X3, with product MRVIRVGTRKSQLARIQTDSVVATLKALYPGLQFEIIAMSTTGDKILDTALSKIGEKSLFTKELEHALEKNEVDLVVHSLKDLPTVLPPGFTIGAICKRENPHDAVVFHPKFVGKTLETLPEKSVVGTSSLRRAAQLQRKFSHLEFRSIRGNLNTRLRKLDEQQEFSAIILATAGLQRMGWHNRVGQILHPEECMYAVGQGALGVEVRAKDQDILDLVGVLHDPETLLRCIAERAFLRHLEGGCSVPVAVHTAMKDGQLYLTGGVWSLDGSDSIQDTMQATIHVPAQHEDGPEDDPQLVGITARNIPRGPQLAAQNLGISLANLLLSKGAKNILDVARQLNDAH from the exons ATGAGAGTGATTCGCGTGGGTACCCGCAAGAGCCAG CTTGCTCGCATACAGACGGACAGTGTGGTGGCAACACTGAAAGCCTTGTACCCTGGCCTGCAGTTTGAAATCA TTGCTATGTCCACCACAGGGGACAAGATTCTTGATACTGCACTCTCTAAG ATTGGAGAGAAGAGCCTGTTTACCAAGGAGCTTGAACATGCCCTGGAGAAGAATGA AGTGGACCTGGTTGTTCACTCCTTGAAGGACCTGCCCACAGTGCTTCCTCCTGGCTTCACCATCGGAGCCATCTGCAA gcGGGAAAACCCCCATGATGCTGTTGTCTTTCACCCAAAATTTGTTGGGAAGACCCTAGAAACCTTGCCAGAGAAGAG TGTGGTGGGAACAAGCTCCCTGCGGAGAGCGGCCCAGCTGCAGAGAAAGTTCTCACATCTGGAGTTCAGGAGTATT CGGGGAAACCTCAACACCCGGCTTCGGAAGCTGGACGAGCAGCAGGAGTTCAGTGCCATCATCCTGGCAACAGCTGGCCTGCAGCGCATGGGCTGGCACAACCGGGTGGGGCAG ATCCTGCACCCTGAGGAATGCATGTATGCTGTGGGCCAG GGGGCCTTGGGCGTGGAAGTCCGAGCCAAGGACCAGGACATCTTGGATCTGGTGGGTGTGCTGCACGATCCCGAGACTCTGCTTCGCTGCATCGCTGAAAGGGCCTTCCTGAGGCACCTG gaaggaggctgcagtgtgccagtAGCCGTGCATACAGCTATGAAGGATGGGCAA CTGTACTTGACTGGAGGAGTCTGGAGTCTAGATGGCTCAGATAGCATACAAGACACCATGCAGGCtaccatccatgtccctgcccaG CATGAAGATGGCCCTGAGGATGACCCACAGCTGGTAGGCATCACTGCTCGTAACATTCCACGAGGGCCCCAGTTGGCTGCCCAGAACTTGggcatcagcctggccaacttgttgCTGAGCAAAGGAGCCAAAAACATCCTGGATGTTGCACGGCAGCTTAACGATGCCCATTAA
- the DPAGT1 gene encoding UDP-N-acetylglucosamine--dolichyl-phosphate N-acetylglucosaminephosphotransferase isoform X3 yields MWAFSELPMPLLVNLIVSLLGFVATVTLIPAFRGHFIAARLCGQDLNKTSRQQIPESQGVISGAVFLIILFCFIPFPFLNCFVKEQCKAFPHHEFVALIGALLAICCMIFLGFADDVLNLRWRHKLLLPTAASLPLLMVYFTNFGNTTIVVPKPFRPILGLHLDLGILYYVYMGLLAVFCTNAINILAGINGLEAGQSLVISASIIVFNLVELEGDCRDDHVFSLYFMIPFFFTTLGLLYHNWYPSRVFVGDTFCYFAGMTFAVVGILGHFSKTMLLFFMPQVFNFLYSLPQLLHIIPCPRHRIPRLNIKTGKLEMSYSKFKTKSLSFLGTFILKVAESLRLVTIHQSDTEDGEFTECNNMTLINLLLKIFGPIHERNLTLLLLLLQTPSNKK; encoded by the exons CTCTGTGGTCAGGACCTCAACAAAACCAGCCGACAACAGAT CCCAGAATCCCAGGGAGTGATCAGCGGTGCTGTTTTCCTTATCATCCTCTTCTGCTTcatccctttccccttcctgaaCTGCTTTGTGAAGGAGCAGTGTAAGGCATTCCCCCACCATGAA TTTGTGGCCCTGATAGGTGCCCTCCTTGCCATCTGCTGCATGATCTTCCTGGGCTTTGCGGATGATGTACTGAATCTGCGCTGGCGCCATAAGCTGCTGCTACCCACAGCTGCCTCACTACCTCTCCTCATGGTCTATTTCACCAACTTTGGCAACACGACCATTGTGGTGCCGAAGCCCTTCCGCCCGATTCTTGGCCTGCATCTGGACTTGG GAATCCTGTACTATGTCTACATGGGGCTGCTGGCAGTGTTCTGTACCAATGCCATCAATATCCTAGCAGGAATTAATGGCCTAGAGGCTGGCCAGTCACTAGTAATTTCTGCTTCCATCATTGTCTTCAACCTGGTAGAGTTGGAAG GTGATTGTCGGGATGATCATGTCTTTTCCCTCTACTTCATGATACCCTTTTTTTTCACCACTTTGGGATTGCTGTACCACAACTG GTACCCATCACGGGTGTTTGTGGGAGATACCTTCTGTTACTTTGCTGGCATGACCTTTGCCGTGGTGGGCATCTTGGGACACTTCAGCAAGACCATGCTACTATTCTTCATGCCCCAGGTGTTCAACTTCCTCTACTCACTGCCTCAGCTCCTGCATATCATCCCCTGCCCTCGCCACCGCATACCCAG ACTCAATATCAAGACAGGCAAACTGGAGATGAGCTATTCCAAGTTCAAGACCAAGAGCCTCTCTTTCTTGGGCACCTTTATTTTAAAG GTGGCAGAGAGCCTCCGGCTGGTGACAATACACCAAAGTGATACTGAGGATGGTGAATTCACTGAATGTAACAACATGACCCTCATCAACTTGCTACTTAAAATCTTTGGGCCCATACATGAGAGAAACCTCACattgctcctgctgctgctgcag ACCCCGTCTAACAAGAAGTGA
- the HMBS gene encoding porphobilinogen deaminase isoform X1, with protein MSGNGNAAATAVSAEPVTSTLWASGRAVQQLAPGCHPQSLLEENSPKMRVIRVGTRKSQLARIQTDSVVATLKALYPGLQFEIIAMSTTGDKILDTALSKIGEKSLFTKELEHALEKNEVDLVVHSLKDLPTVLPPGFTIGAICKRENPHDAVVFHPKFVGKTLETLPEKSVVGTSSLRRAAQLQRKFSHLEFRSIRGNLNTRLRKLDEQQEFSAIILATAGLQRMGWHNRVGQILHPEECMYAVGQGALGVEVRAKDQDILDLVGVLHDPETLLRCIAERAFLRHLEGGCSVPVAVHTAMKDGQLYLTGGVWSLDGSDSIQDTMQATIHVPAQHEDGPEDDPQLVGITARNIPRGPQLAAQNLGISLANLLLSKGAKNILDVARQLNDAH; from the exons ATGTCTGGTAACGGCAATGCGGCTGCAACGGCGGTGAGTGCTGAGCCGGTGACCAGCACACTTTGGGCTTCTGGACGAGCCGTGCAGCAATTGGCCCCAGGTTGCCATCCTCAGTCGCTATTG GAAGAAAACAGCCCAAAGATGAGAGTGATTCGCGTGGGTACCCGCAAGAGCCAG CTTGCTCGCATACAGACGGACAGTGTGGTGGCAACACTGAAAGCCTTGTACCCTGGCCTGCAGTTTGAAATCA TTGCTATGTCCACCACAGGGGACAAGATTCTTGATACTGCACTCTCTAAG ATTGGAGAGAAGAGCCTGTTTACCAAGGAGCTTGAACATGCCCTGGAGAAGAATGA AGTGGACCTGGTTGTTCACTCCTTGAAGGACCTGCCCACAGTGCTTCCTCCTGGCTTCACCATCGGAGCCATCTGCAA gcGGGAAAACCCCCATGATGCTGTTGTCTTTCACCCAAAATTTGTTGGGAAGACCCTAGAAACCTTGCCAGAGAAGAG TGTGGTGGGAACAAGCTCCCTGCGGAGAGCGGCCCAGCTGCAGAGAAAGTTCTCACATCTGGAGTTCAGGAGTATT CGGGGAAACCTCAACACCCGGCTTCGGAAGCTGGACGAGCAGCAGGAGTTCAGTGCCATCATCCTGGCAACAGCTGGCCTGCAGCGCATGGGCTGGCACAACCGGGTGGGGCAG ATCCTGCACCCTGAGGAATGCATGTATGCTGTGGGCCAG GGGGCCTTGGGCGTGGAAGTCCGAGCCAAGGACCAGGACATCTTGGATCTGGTGGGTGTGCTGCACGATCCCGAGACTCTGCTTCGCTGCATCGCTGAAAGGGCCTTCCTGAGGCACCTG gaaggaggctgcagtgtgccagtAGCCGTGCATACAGCTATGAAGGATGGGCAA CTGTACTTGACTGGAGGAGTCTGGAGTCTAGATGGCTCAGATAGCATACAAGACACCATGCAGGCtaccatccatgtccctgcccaG CATGAAGATGGCCCTGAGGATGACCCACAGCTGGTAGGCATCACTGCTCGTAACATTCCACGAGGGCCCCAGTTGGCTGCCCAGAACTTGggcatcagcctggccaacttgttgCTGAGCAAAGGAGCCAAAAACATCCTGGATGTTGCACGGCAGCTTAACGATGCCCATTAA
- the LOC126936072 gene encoding histone H2AX — translation MSGRGKTGGKARAKAKSRSSRAGLQFPVGRVHRLLRKGHYAERVGAGAPVYLAAVLEYLTAEILELAGNAARDNKKTRIIPRHLQLAIRNDEELNKLLGGVTIAQGGVLPNIQAVLLPKKTSATVGPKAPSGGKKATQASQEY, via the coding sequence ATGTCGGGCCGCGGCAAGACTGGCGGCAAGGCCCGCGCCAAGGCCAAGTCGCGCTCGTCGCGCGCCGGCCTCCAGTTCCCAGTGGGCCGTGTACACCGGCTGCTGCGGAAGGGCCACTACGCCGAGCGCGTTGGCGCCGGCGCGCCCGTGTACCTGGCGGCAGTGCTGGAGTACCTCACCGCTGAGATCCTGGAGCTGGCGGGCAATGCGGCCCGCGACAACAAGAAGACGCGAATCATCCCCCGCCACCTGCAGCTGGCCATCCGCAACGACGAGGAGCTCAACAAGCTGCTGGGCGGCGTGACGATCGCCCAGGGAGGCGTCCTGCCCAACATCCAGGCCGTGCTGTTGCCCAAGAAGACCAGCGCCACCGTGGGGCCGAAGGCGCCCTCGGGCGGCAAGAAGGCCACCCAGGCCTCCCAGGAGTACTAA